One window of the Caminibacter pacificus genome contains the following:
- a CDS encoding Mur ligase family protein, with protein sequence MFSVFNLVIHFLTTMFIGYYLITVLQWYNYKVNRIIFHFHNYRWHVFYLIIPIITYIFAYKFFWIYFIFGYIPAFFFWLRKVKKPLNVTGRVKRFFLILGFTETFNLVLMNKFDNNPGLSLIVVLSIAVILSELVEAYMFYKFKKKAKEKLEKINPKIITITGSYGKTSIKNFTYQLLEEKFKVYKTPRSVNTLKGIVLDINTKLPENTEIYVTEAGARERGDIREIVKFLENHYAILGKIGPQHIEYFKTIENIEKTKLEVFDSPRLIKGFSYELPYNEKVEIIKSKIKNVNATLEKTEWDLEIENKDYHFETKILGGFNAINISLAIYQAYEFIKDISYLQSKVAKLEPIPHRLQKIQAGGKVIIDDSFNGNIEGMIESFKLIRTYPGRKIIVTPGLVEANEEMNKKIAKEINKTFDLAIITGNINKKTLCNNITIEKVSLKDKARLEKVLAELTGPGDLIIFSNDAPDYL encoded by the coding sequence ATGTTTAGTGTTTTTAATTTGGTTATTCATTTTTTGACTACTATGTTTATAGGGTACTATCTAATTACCGTACTTCAATGGTACAACTACAAGGTAAATAGAATAATTTTTCATTTTCACAACTACAGATGGCATGTTTTTTACCTCATAATTCCTATAATTACGTATATTTTCGCTTATAAGTTTTTCTGGATATATTTTATTTTCGGCTATATTCCGGCGTTTTTCTTTTGGCTTCGAAAAGTCAAAAAACCTCTTAACGTTACGGGAAGAGTTAAAAGATTTTTTCTGATTTTGGGATTTACGGAAACGTTTAATCTGGTATTGATGAATAAATTCGATAATAATCCGGGGCTTTCTTTAATAGTTGTTTTATCGATTGCCGTTATATTATCCGAGCTTGTTGAAGCGTATATGTTTTATAAGTTTAAGAAAAAAGCAAAAGAAAAACTTGAAAAAATCAATCCTAAAATTATCACGATTACGGGAAGTTACGGCAAAACTTCAATTAAAAACTTCACCTATCAACTTTTAGAAGAAAAATTCAAAGTCTATAAAACTCCAAGAAGTGTAAATACTCTAAAGGGAATTGTTCTTGATATTAATACCAAGCTACCCGAAAACACCGAAATATACGTAACTGAAGCCGGTGCGAGAGAAAGAGGGGATATCAGGGAGATTGTAAAATTTTTAGAAAATCATTATGCGATATTGGGCAAAATCGGACCGCAGCATATAGAGTATTTCAAAACTATCGAAAATATCGAAAAAACGAAATTGGAAGTTTTCGATTCTCCGCGTTTGATAAAAGGGTTTTCATACGAGCTTCCTTATAATGAAAAAGTGGAAATTATAAAAAGCAAAATAAAAAACGTAAACGCAACACTCGAAAAAACAGAGTGGGATTTGGAGATTGAAAACAAAGATTATCATTTCGAAACGAAAATTTTGGGCGGTTTTAACGCTATAAATATTTCATTGGCGATTTATCAAGCGTATGAGTTTATAAAAGATATCTCTTATCTACAATCAAAAGTCGCAAAACTCGAACCTATTCCTCACAGACTTCAAAAAATTCAAGCCGGCGGAAAAGTTATAATAGACGACAGTTTTAACGGAAATATCGAAGGAATGATAGAAAGCTTCAAACTTATAAGAACGTATCCAGGTAGAAAAATTATCGTAACTCCGGGACTTGTGGAAGCTAATGAAGAGATGAATAAAAAAATAGCGAAAGAGATAAATAAAACGTTTGATTTGGCAATTATTACGGGAAATATAAATAAAAAAACGCTTTGTAATAATATAACGATTGAAAAAGTTTCTCTAAAAGACAAAGCAAGACTTGAAAAAGTACTTGCCGAGCTTACGGGACCCGGGGATTTGATAATTTTCAGCAACGACGCACCAGATTATTTATAG
- a CDS encoding TRAP transporter small permease subunit — protein MDIINYLNDHLDLTILAAIVIAFVLSLIPKIDYPIEKLTNFFMIISVIALISLTLLVSYDVIARKLFHGGSIALQELEWHLFDIVFLFAIAYTLSKDKHVRVDIFYDKFPFKLKKTINLITILFFVIPLSVLIIVEAIPFVQMSYAQHESSGDPGGLCCRWIIKSAMIWAFAVVYLQSIAELRKIYYQLKHHKGE, from the coding sequence ATGGATATTATCAATTACTTAAACGACCATTTGGATTTGACGATTTTAGCGGCTATCGTGATTGCTTTTGTTTTGTCGCTAATACCAAAAATCGATTATCCTATTGAAAAACTTACCAATTTTTTTATGATAATTTCGGTTATCGCTCTTATTTCTTTGACTCTTCTTGTAAGTTATGACGTAATAGCAAGAAAGCTCTTTCACGGAGGAAGTATCGCTCTTCAAGAACTTGAGTGGCATTTGTTCGACATCGTATTTTTATTTGCTATTGCTTATACGCTTAGCAAGGATAAACACGTAAGAGTTGATATTTTTTATGACAAATTTCCTTTCAAACTCAAAAAAACGATTAATTTAATTACGATTTTGTTTTTTGTTATACCTCTTAGCGTATTGATTATAGTTGAAGCGATTCCTTTTGTTCAGATGAGCTACGCTCAGCACGAATCAAGCGGCGACCCTGGAGGGCTTTGTTGTAGGTGGATTATTAAAAGTGCGATGATTTGGGCGTTTGCGGTTGTTTATTTGCAATCAATCGCAGAACTTAGAAAAATCTATTATCAACTAAAACATCATAAAGGCGAATAA
- a CDS encoding TRAP transporter large permease, whose product MTGIILFVVAFILLMLGIPVAFAFGASAIFAALLDPNLGLEVFGLLPYRIYGIMQNFTLMAVPLFIFMGFILEKSKIAENMLEAIGKLFGPVRGGLAIAIVIVGAILAASTGIVGASVVMMTIISLPVMLKYGYSPRLASGVIAASGTLGQLIPPSIVLIILGAVMQISVGDLFKAAIIPGLIIVGLYIIYILVIAFIKPEVAPAIKTDEPYSQILLQALKSLVAPFILIALVLGSIFAGFATPTESAAIGALGAIILTFFYGTFNLELLRYASVETVKITAMIFMILIGATAFSLVFNESGAGDIVTEFFTDSISNQYIFIAITMILIFILGFFIDFIEITFIVIPILLPIVEEFNIDPLWFALLIAINLQTSFLTPPFGFSLFYLKGAAGDMIKTSDLYKGIIPFIIIQLIALLIVLFEPKLVYLLVK is encoded by the coding sequence ATGACGGGGATAATTTTATTTGTAGTTGCTTTTATACTTTTAATGCTCGGAATTCCGGTTGCTTTTGCATTTGGTGCGAGCGCTATTTTTGCGGCACTGCTTGACCCGAACTTGGGGCTTGAGGTTTTCGGACTTTTGCCGTATAGAATTTACGGAATTATGCAAAACTTTACTTTAATGGCGGTCCCTCTTTTTATTTTTATGGGATTTATTCTTGAAAAAAGTAAAATAGCCGAAAATATGCTCGAAGCGATAGGAAAACTTTTCGGACCGGTTAGAGGAGGGCTTGCTATCGCTATTGTTATAGTTGGTGCGATTTTGGCCGCATCTACTGGGATAGTGGGTGCGAGTGTCGTTATGATGACGATAATTTCTTTGCCTGTAATGCTAAAATACGGATATTCTCCTCGTTTGGCAAGCGGTGTAATTGCGGCAAGCGGTACGTTAGGACAGCTTATTCCTCCGAGTATCGTGCTTATTATTCTTGGTGCGGTTATGCAAATAAGCGTTGGGGATTTATTTAAAGCCGCTATAATTCCGGGATTAATCATAGTAGGGCTTTATATTATTTATATCTTGGTGATTGCATTTATAAAACCCGAAGTCGCTCCGGCGATAAAAACTGACGAGCCTTATTCTCAAATCCTTCTTCAAGCTCTAAAAAGCTTGGTTGCGCCTTTTATTTTGATCGCTTTGGTTTTAGGTAGTATTTTTGCAGGATTTGCGACTCCTACCGAATCTGCGGCGATAGGTGCGCTCGGTGCTATAATCCTTACGTTTTTTTACGGAACGTTTAATTTGGAGCTTTTAAGATACGCAAGTGTCGAAACCGTAAAAATCACCGCTATGATTTTTATGATTTTAATAGGAGCTACAGCATTTTCTTTGGTATTTAACGAAAGCGGGGCGGGGGATATCGTAACGGAATTCTTTACCGACTCTATTTCGAATCAATATATTTTTATTGCAATTACGATGATTTTGATTTTTATTTTGGGATTCTTTATCGATTTTATTGAAATTACTTTTATCGTTATTCCTATTTTATTGCCTATCGTAGAAGAATTTAATATCGACCCGTTATGGTTTGCGCTATTAATCGCTATAAACTTACAAACTTCGTTTTTAACTCCGCCTTTTGGTTTTAGTCTCTTTTATTTAAAAGGAGCGGCCGGAGATATGATAAAAACAAGCGACCTTTATAAAGGAATAATTCCGTTTATTATCATTCAATTAATAGCGCTTCTTATAGTGCTATTCGAGCCTAAACTCGTATATTTATTGGTAAAATGA
- a CDS encoding DUF72 domain-containing protein: MSIYIGTSGFIYKNWVGEFYPPDLPKSKYFDYYATYFNSLELNSTFYKIPKPTTFKSWKYKIRKLNDFKLSIKANRYITHTKKLLPTQKLNEFVELVKILEDNLGALLFQLPPSLKFDDERLENFCISLDKDIRYAIEFRNKTWYNDKTYEILKRYNVALVWHDFNQDIVFEKTADFEYVRLHGSNSKYSGSYDDEFLNSLAQKLTYAFVYFNNTDDNSAFKDALRLKKLLGEK; encoded by the coding sequence ATGAGTATTTATATCGGAACTTCGGGATTTATTTATAAAAATTGGGTAGGGGAGTTTTATCCTCCCGATTTGCCTAAGAGTAAATATTTCGATTATTACGCGACCTATTTTAACTCTTTGGAATTAAACTCCACCTTTTACAAAATCCCAAAACCCACAACCTTTAAAAGCTGGAAATACAAAATAAGAAAACTAAACGACTTCAAATTATCAATCAAAGCGAATAGATACATAACTCACACGAAAAAACTCTTGCCAACTCAAAAACTAAACGAGTTTGTCGAGCTTGTTAAGATTTTAGAAGATAATCTTGGTGCCCTTTTGTTTCAATTGCCGCCGTCATTGAAGTTTGATGATGAGAGATTGGAAAACTTTTGTATAAGCCTTGATAAAGATATAAGGTATGCAATAGAATTCAGAAACAAAACCTGGTATAACGACAAAACTTATGAAATATTAAAGCGTTATAACGTTGCTCTTGTGTGGCATGATTTTAATCAAGATATCGTATTTGAAAAAACGGCCGATTTCGAATATGTTAGATTGCATGGTTCAAATTCGAAATATAGTGGCTCGTATGATGATGAGTTTTTAAACTCTTTAGCTCAAAAACTAACTTACGCATTCGTTTATTTTAACAATACGGATGATAATAGCGCTTTTAAAGACGCATTAAGACTAAAAAAGCTTTTAGGGGAGAAATAA
- a CDS encoding inositol monophosphatase family protein has product MFEKTIQIVKEAGEIFKEGYYKDKEIVLKGKKDLVTEYDIKVEEFLKEKLKPFNTNFIAEESIYNEKIHKTFIIDPIDGTTNYAHQVLHCAISVAYYENNREVFGIVYNPILNELFYAKKGEGAYLNGKKIEVSKNECFQRALIATGFPYSSAENEADLKWVISKLNKVLPRCQDIRRLGSAALDLCYVACGRYEGFYEINLKPWDVAAGKIIVQEAGGEVSNNFGESYNIFEDRCIVASNMKIHKNLISLLEG; this is encoded by the coding sequence ATGTTTGAAAAAACAATACAAATCGTAAAAGAAGCCGGAGAGATTTTTAAAGAGGGCTATTATAAAGACAAAGAGATAGTCCTAAAAGGAAAAAAAGACCTCGTTACCGAATATGACATCAAAGTCGAAGAGTTTTTAAAAGAAAAACTAAAACCCTTCAACACTAATTTCATAGCCGAAGAATCCATCTACAACGAAAAAATCCACAAAACGTTCATCATCGACCCGATAGACGGGACTACCAATTACGCTCATCAAGTACTTCACTGCGCTATTTCCGTGGCATATTACGAAAACAACAGAGAAGTTTTCGGTATAGTTTACAATCCTATATTAAACGAACTTTTTTACGCGAAAAAAGGGGAGGGCGCTTATCTAAACGGTAAAAAAATAGAAGTCTCAAAAAACGAATGTTTCCAAAGAGCGCTTATCGCAACAGGATTTCCCTATTCAAGTGCCGAAAACGAAGCCGATTTGAAATGGGTCATATCAAAACTAAATAAAGTCCTTCCGAGATGTCAAGATATAAGAAGGCTCGGAAGTGCCGCACTTGATTTGTGCTATGTGGCATGCGGAAGATACGAAGGTTTTTATGAAATAAACCTAAAACCTTGGGATGTAGCGGCCGGAAAAATAATAGTACAAGAAGCGGGAGGGGAGGTTAGTAACAATTTCGGAGAGAGTTATAATATTTTCGAAGATAGATGCATAGTAGCATCAAATATGAAAATTCATAAAAATCTAATAAGTTTACTTGAAGGATAA